Proteins encoded in a region of the Bacteroidota bacterium genome:
- a CDS encoding T9SS type A sorting domain-containing protein — protein sequence MKKIYLSILAGAFAITANAQLTLTKAFNEPTIGNVNTQKGYDSTGVIPKATGAGQNWNFSTLTTNTVTEVTTFTTVASTPSAALFPTATIVEDDGSGQYTYWRATTSNYELLGFADGAGNAVTFTNSAIAAVWPVAFGYNNTDAYAGSGSLSTLTGPATGTITTTAPGSGTVTLPGSLVFSNCLQVSTVNRLNMVLGTAPLAFTVDVVGTSYSYYHNTQKFPLIEVNYERQTINSISGPSVTTSANIRINNAVLTGINDVNIDALNYNVYPNPATDLVNIDLTNANSENVSIEVINAIGQTVKSVDLGTAIEVKHALNTADLPAGMYHIKTSIGENSHTKKLIIK from the coding sequence ATGAAAAAAATCTACTTATCTATTTTAGCAGGTGCATTCGCAATAACAGCTAATGCACAGTTAACTTTAACTAAAGCTTTTAACGAGCCTACTATCGGAAACGTTAACACTCAAAAAGGTTATGACTCAACCGGTGTTATTCCTAAAGCTACTGGTGCAGGACAAAACTGGAACTTCTCTACTTTAACAACCAACACCGTAACTGAAGTAACAACATTTACTACTGTTGCTTCTACACCAAGTGCTGCCTTATTCCCAACTGCAACTATTGTTGAAGATGACGGAAGCGGACAATACACCTACTGGCGTGCTACTACTTCAAATTATGAATTATTAGGATTTGCTGATGGTGCAGGTAACGCTGTTACTTTTACTAACTCTGCTATTGCTGCAGTTTGGCCTGTTGCTTTTGGATACAATAATACAGATGCTTATGCAGGAAGTGGGTCGTTAAGCACCTTAACTGGTCCTGCTACCGGAACTATCACAACTACTGCACCAGGTTCAGGTACCGTTACTTTACCGGGAAGCTTGGTATTCAGTAACTGTTTACAAGTAAGTACTGTAAACCGATTAAATATGGTTTTAGGTACTGCTCCTTTAGCATTTACAGTAGATGTTGTAGGAACAAGCTACAGCTATTACCATAATACGCAAAAATTCCCTTTAATTGAAGTGAATTACGAGAGACAAACAATTAACTCCATTAGCGGTCCAAGTGTTACAACTTCTGCAAACATTCGCATCAATAATGCAGTATTAACCGGAATTAATGATGTAAACATCGATGCACTTAACTACAATGTGTATCCAAATCCGGCAACTGATTTAGTAAACATCGATTTAACTAATGCAAATTCTGAAAATGTTTCTATTGAAGTAATCAATGCAATAGGTCAAACTGTTAAATCTGTTGACTTAGGTACTGCTATCGAAGTAAAACATGCATTAAATACTGCTGATTTACCTGCAGGCATGTATCATATTAAAACTTCAATTGGTGAGAACTCACACACCAAGAAGTTAATTATCAAATAA
- a CDS encoding SCO family protein gives MKHRINYFLALIVLFTACTETKETPEQAHLLLPVFGEKKHGGQNSRDTIYHTVGEFTLINQNKDSISEKITNNKIYVADFFFATCQSICPQMSTQLIRVQNEFKDDKDFLILSHTVNPGHDTAEVLFAYAGKYQAIPGKWHFLTGSKKTIYDLARHDYLVNALEDDGTPEGFLHSELFLLIDKQKRIRGMYDGTDSVQVNKLIADIKILKTEDSHESH, from the coding sequence ATGAAGCATCGCATTAATTACTTTTTAGCATTGATTGTTTTATTTACTGCCTGTACCGAAACCAAAGAAACACCGGAACAAGCGCATCTACTTTTACCTGTTTTCGGAGAAAAGAAACACGGCGGACAAAACAGCCGGGATACGATTTACCATACTGTCGGCGAGTTCACACTCATTAATCAAAATAAAGACAGCATCAGCGAAAAGATAACCAACAATAAGATTTATGTGGCGGATTTTTTCTTCGCAACCTGTCAGAGTATTTGTCCGCAAATGAGTACGCAATTAATCCGCGTTCAAAATGAATTTAAGGATGATAAAGATTTTTTGATTTTATCTCATACTGTTAATCCCGGACATGATACCGCTGAAGTTTTATTTGCCTACGCGGGAAAATACCAGGCGATTCCCGGAAAATGGCATTTTTTAACCGGCAGTAAAAAAACAATTTATGACTTAGCGCGTCACGATTATTTAGTGAATGCTTTGGAAGATGATGGAACACCGGAAGGATTTTTACACAGCGAATTATTTTTACTAATCGACAAACAAAAACGTATTCGCGGTATGTATGACGGTACCGACAGTGTGCAGGTAAATAAATTAATTGCTGATATTAAAATTCTGAAAACGGAAGACAGCCACGAATCGCACTAA
- a CDS encoding tRNA-(ms[2]io[6]A)-hydroxylase — MLGLKLETDHRWIKLVESNISEILTDHAWCEQKAASNAISIVVGWPEHTDLVDTMLSISKEELTHFEMVHEKIKQRGFKLGMERKDDYVNDLYKFMRKGYKRDIVLIDRLLFAAMVEARSCERFRILSEQINDEDLRSFYRELMISEANHYTTFLGFARQYGNAVEDVNKRWQQWLDYEAEVIRNYSKKETMHG, encoded by the coding sequence ATGCTTGGATTAAAATTAGAAACCGATCATCGCTGGATAAAATTAGTAGAGAGTAATATCAGTGAAATTCTCACCGATCATGCCTGGTGCGAACAAAAGGCAGCGAGCAATGCCATTTCTATTGTTGTAGGTTGGCCGGAGCATACGGATTTAGTGGATACCATGCTGAGTATTTCAAAGGAGGAACTCACGCATTTTGAAATGGTGCATGAAAAAATTAAGCAACGCGGATTTAAATTGGGAATGGAACGAAAAGATGATTACGTGAATGATTTGTATAAGTTCATGCGCAAGGGTTATAAACGCGATATCGTTCTCATTGATCGTTTGTTGTTTGCGGCTATGGTGGAGGCAAGAAGTTGTGAGCGTTTCCGGATTTTGTCGGAACAAATTAATGACGAAGATTTAAGAAGTTTTTACCGCGAATTGATGATTAGTGAAGCGAATCATTATACCACATTTTTAGGTTTCGCCCGCCAATACGGAAATGCGGTGGAAGACGTAAACAAACGTTGGCAACAATGGTTGGATTATGAAGCGGAAGTGATTCGTAATTACAGCAAAAAAGAAACCATGCATGGTTAG
- the rlmD gene encoding 23S rRNA (uracil(1939)-C(5))-methyltransferase RlmD, whose amino-acid sequence MGKVSKNIVLNDVEIIDTSAEGKSVAKHEGMVIFCDGGVPGDIVDLNIYRKKSKMAEAKVIAIKKPSPNRIEPVCKHFGVCGGCKWQAMSYESQLTFKQKFVSDALVRIGKLDIPEITPIFGNHEAYFYRNKLEFSFSNKKWLTDDQIKSGEEISNRDALGFHIPGRFDKVLDVDKCFLQPDPSNDIRNAVRDYAHKNNLTFYDIRDKGGFLRTLMIRITGIGEVMVLVGVYEWLEKELFALLEFLKNQFPQITSLQYTHSHKANDSFEGLEIKTYAGRDFIYEEMEGLKFKISAKSFYQTNSKQAYNLYKFTRDFAGLSGNELVYDLYTGTGTIANFVARHCKKVVGVEYVEDAVKDARTNSKENGITNTYFVAGDMKNILTDAFIAEQGKPDVIITDPPRAGMHEDVVKVILNAAPEKIVYVSCNPATQARDLALMQHMYKVVKVQPVDMFPQTAHVENVVLLVKI is encoded by the coding sequence ATGGGCAAAGTTAGCAAGAATATTGTTTTAAATGATGTAGAAATTATTGATACTTCCGCGGAAGGTAAATCGGTAGCCAAACACGAGGGAATGGTGATTTTTTGCGACGGCGGTGTGCCCGGCGATATTGTGGATTTAAACATTTACCGCAAAAAAAGTAAAATGGCGGAAGCAAAGGTGATTGCGATTAAGAAACCTTCGCCCAACCGTATTGAGCCTGTGTGTAAGCATTTTGGCGTTTGCGGAGGTTGTAAATGGCAGGCCATGAGTTACGAATCGCAATTAACATTTAAGCAAAAATTTGTGAGCGATGCTTTAGTGAGAATTGGGAAATTAGATATTCCTGAAATCACGCCTATTTTCGGAAACCACGAAGCTTACTTCTACAGAAATAAACTGGAATTTTCGTTTAGCAATAAAAAGTGGCTAACGGATGATCAGATTAAAAGCGGCGAAGAAATCAGTAATCGTGATGCTTTGGGTTTTCACATTCCGGGACGTTTTGATAAAGTTTTGGATGTAGATAAATGTTTTTTACAGCCCGATCCTTCCAATGATATTCGTAATGCCGTGCGAGATTATGCGCACAAAAATAATCTTACTTTTTATGATATCAGAGATAAAGGCGGTTTTTTACGCACTTTAATGATTCGTATAACAGGAATCGGTGAAGTGATGGTATTGGTAGGCGTGTATGAATGGTTGGAGAAAGAGCTTTTCGCTTTGCTGGAATTTCTCAAGAATCAATTCCCTCAAATAACATCTTTACAGTACACACATTCACATAAAGCGAATGATAGTTTTGAAGGCTTAGAGATAAAAACATATGCGGGCCGTGATTTTATTTACGAAGAAATGGAGGGATTGAAGTTTAAAATCAGTGCCAAGTCATTTTACCAAACCAATTCTAAACAAGCGTACAATTTATACAAGTTTACCCGCGATTTTGCAGGTTTATCAGGTAATGAATTAGTGTATGATTTATATACAGGTACAGGAACCATTGCCAATTTTGTGGCGCGCCATTGCAAGAAAGTAGTAGGGGTGGAGTACGTTGAAGATGCAGTGAAGGATGCGCGCACCAACTCTAAGGAGAACGGTATCACAAATACCTATTTTGTGGCCGGTGATATGAAGAATATTTTAACGGATGCTTTTATTGCAGAACAAGGAAAACCGGATGTTATCATCACAGATCCTCCGCGTGCAGGTATGCATGAGGATGTAGTAAAAGTTATATTGAATGCAGCGCCTGAGAAAATAGTTTATGTAAGTTGCAATCCTGCCACACAAGCGCGCGATTTAGCCTTGATGCAGCACATGTATAAAGTGGTGAAGGTTCAACCGGTGGATATGTTCCCTCAAACAGCGCACGTAGAAAATGTTGTTTTGTTAGTTAAAATCTAA
- the truA gene encoding tRNA pseudouridine(38-40) synthase TruA: MPRYFLQLAYNGTRYNGWQTQHNTPNTIQQVLEEKLTMLLKDKIEVVGCGRTDTGVHARNYYAHFDYSAPGFEEQIEHWVYKLNTVLPNDISIFDILPVQEEAHARFDATERTYHYYLHKHKNPFIENLSWYQYGHIDFELMNMAADILLETEDFTSFSKVNTQTKTNICYVSEAQWVQLDENEWCFVITADRFLRNMVRAIVGTLMQVGRNKITLDEFRKIIQQKNRTEAGMSAPAHALFLTDIQYPKNIFLERAKK; the protein is encoded by the coding sequence ATGCCGCGTTATTTTCTTCAGCTTGCTTATAATGGCACCCGCTATAACGGATGGCAAACGCAGCATAATACACCGAATACCATACAACAGGTTCTGGAAGAAAAACTAACCATGCTTCTCAAAGATAAAATTGAAGTGGTGGGCTGCGGAAGAACGGATACCGGTGTACATGCCCGCAATTATTACGCGCATTTCGATTATTCGGCTCCTGGTTTTGAAGAACAAATAGAACATTGGGTTTATAAGCTAAATACAGTTTTACCCAATGACATCAGCATTTTTGATATACTTCCTGTACAAGAAGAAGCGCATGCCCGCTTTGATGCTACCGAAAGAACGTATCATTATTATTTACATAAACATAAAAATCCATTTATAGAAAATTTGAGTTGGTACCAATACGGACATATTGATTTTGAACTCATGAATATGGCTGCGGATATTTTGTTAGAGACTGAAGATTTTACCAGTTTTAGTAAAGTGAATACCCAAACCAAAACCAATATCTGTTATGTTTCGGAAGCACAGTGGGTGCAACTCGACGAGAATGAATGGTGTTTTGTTATTACCGCCGATCGCTTTTTACGCAACATGGTAAGAGCAATTGTAGGAACACTCATGCAAGTGGGAAGAAATAAAATTACATTGGATGAATTCCGAAAAATCATTCAACAAAAAAACAGAACAGAAGCCGGCATGTCGGCTCCGGCACACGCTTTATTTTTAACCGATATTCAATATCCAAAAAACATTTTCCTTGAGCGAGCAAAAAAATAA